A genomic region of Plasmodium malariae genome assembly, chromosome: 14 contains the following coding sequences:
- the PmUG01_14067900 gene encoding homocysteine S-methyltransferase, putative, with protein sequence MDKMAKHIYTLDGGKITELERMGFRNFDFLSCEDNEEKEEEGGTEKKEMMMQILENIHLSYFLAGSDIICTNTFQVNLHSLRKKNISIEKGEEILNTYIDIAYNSAEKYKEIKRKKGNLWENRKQNDSIYEHLENFHNIRKDLNNVHSTDIFNVEEYLSELQLNDTQNEWKWAKTKLERGPKSCCVAFSNGSYSSAFCDFSEYSGVFHKNRRKKEKRENLAIHGKVITGNKLASLKYDETGKNKTDDFTKMLNKQIKHFDIKLNILSEYTTRNMTKRSSVEFIPIARRYDKKRCNMVASPKLFNYGLEYYIDVSDEEIASNCKFKLQCFCRNTNKLNFFSLTTFSNIREVLTFYNYIKYYASNFKNNVIINFYCNSSKFIGCSDYSFFDIVSILLYLDSYNKFINAIGINCVNIENVYDLFFPFKKYTCPYININEDSYKSQNSQINSIVKTALRSLKKNRYIQDVNFFCSPNKSLQRVSFDNSTNEVTFHTLPNKTDHVYNYVDKWMEVGINGFGGCCYYNPYDVSLIDYKLGRLCR encoded by the coding sequence ATGGACAAAATGGCGAAACACATCTACACGCTTGATGGGGGAAAGATTACCGAGCTGGAGAGAATGGGCTTTAGAAACTTCGACTTTTTATCATGCGAAGATAATGAAGAAAAGGAGGAAGAAGGAGGgacagaaaaaaaggaaatgatGATGcaaattttagaaaatattcatttaagcTATTTTTTGGCAGGAAGTGatataatatgtacaaaCACATTTCAAGTTAATTTACATAgtttaaggaaaaaaaatataagtatagAAAAGGgagaagaaatattaaacacatatatagatatagcaTATAACAGTGCTgagaaatataaagaaataaaaagaaaaaaaggtaatTTGTGGGAAAATAGGAAACAAAATGATtctatatatgaacatttaGAAAATTTTCACAACATCAGAAAGGACTTAAATAATGTACATAGCACAGATATATTCAATGTTGAGGAATATTTAAGTGAACTACAGTTAAATGATACACAAAATGAATGGAAGTGGGCAAAAACTAAATTAGAAAGAGGTCCAAAAAGTTGCTGTGTTGCTTTTTCAAATGGAAGCTATAGCTCTGCTTTTTGTGATTTTAGTGAATATTCTGGTGTGtttcataaaaatagaagaaaaaaggaaaaaagggaaaatttAGCAATTCATGGAAAGGTCATTACAGGTAACAAATTGGCTAGCTTAAAATATGATGAGACGGGTAAAAACAAAACGGAcgattttacaaaaatgttaaataaacaaataaaacatttcgatataaaattaaatattctaAGTGAGTATACTACTCGGAATATGACTAAACGAAGTAGCGTAGAATTTATTCCTATAGCTAGAAggtatgataaaaaaagatgtaACATGGTAGCTAGtccaaaattatttaattatggaTTAGAGTATTATATAGACGTATCTGATGAAGAAATTGCATCCAATTGTAAATTCAAATTACAATGCTTTTGTAGAAATAccaataaattaaatttcttTTCACTAACCactttttctaatataaGAGAAGTATTAACcttttacaattatataaaatattatgcttccaattttaaaaataatgtaatcattaatttttattgtaacAGTTCGAAGTTTATTGGATGCTCCGATTACTCTTTTTTCGACATTGTGTCgatattgttatatttagaTTCTTATAACAAATTCATAAACGCTATAGGTATCAATTGtgtaaatatagaaaatgtgtatgatttattttttccttttaaaaaatatacttgtCCCTATATAAACATTAACGAGGATTCATATAAAAGTCAAAATTCGCAAATAAATTCTATTGTTAAAACTGCTTTGAGGagtctaaaaaaaaataggtatATTCAAGacgtaaattttttttgctctCCTAACAAGTCCCTACAAAGGGTATCCTTTGACAACAGCACTAATGAAGTTACATTTCATACCTTACCAAACAAGACGGACCACGTGTACAACTACGTGGATAAGTGGATGGAGGTTGGAATAAACGGCTTTGGAGGCTGCTGCTACTACAACCCCTACGATGTTTCCCTTATTGATTACAAGTTAGGGCGCCTGTGTCGATAA
- the PmUG01_14068000 gene encoding conserved Plasmodium protein, unknown function gives MSKKLNILKAKMPKAPTGRRPIGYRGNHQHGKSLYDPVYPTTKIPASLIPRYPLDWRNGGRFLLCVGLRRIENRIIKKMKESHNFNLSECKICNDKCIKIYNRCLCAWYCKFKYRHVYNCDNLLMEYKGEIKTDKPLFTIKKEVAKKNVHKSVEYIYNEKTKLFENKEADDLYKKFYKKIQEKSNSNEEHFSDSESDATDSDEDC, from the exons aTGTCTAAGAAGTTAAACATTTTGAAGGCAAAGATGCCAAAGGCCCCAACGGGAAGAAGGCCAATTGGGTATAGAG GAAATCATCAACATGGAAAATCTTTGTACGACCCCGTTTACCCAACGACCAAG ATTCCCGCGAGCCTGATTCCGCGCTATCCCCTTGATTGGAGAAACGGGGGGAGATTCTTACTGTGTGTTGGTTTGAGAAGAATAGAAAATAGAATcataaaaaagatgaaagaGAGTCATAATTTTAATCTGTCTGAATGCAAGATATGTAACGATAAgtgtataaaaatttacaatagATGCTTATGTGCTTGGtattgtaaatttaaatacaGACATGTTTATAACTgtgataatttattaatggAATATAAAGGGGAAATAAAAACAGATAAACCTCtttttactataaaaaaggaagttGCTAAAAAGAATGTTCATAAATCGGTtgaatacatttataatgaGAAAACCAAATTATTCGAAAATAAAGAAGCAGatgatttatataaaaaattttacaaaaaaatacaagaaaAGAGTAATTCTAATGAAGAACACTTTTCTGATTCTGAGTCGGACGCAACGGACAGCGATGAGGATTGCTAG